In Pseudomonas lalkuanensis, the following are encoded in one genomic region:
- a CDS encoding disulfide bond formation protein B — translation MSLASPRSLFLFAFLGCVAVMGGALYLEHALGLEPCPLCIVQRVFIIAFGIVCLIAAIHGPERTGRRIYAVLALLFSAGGAGFAGRQIWLQSVPADQLPACLPSFDYMIEAWPFLQIVKTMLHGTADCAAVTWTLFGMSIPEWSLLAFAGCILFSLYQLLRRA, via the coding sequence ATGTCCCTGGCAAGCCCGCGTTCACTCTTCCTGTTCGCCTTCCTCGGTTGCGTTGCCGTCATGGGCGGCGCGCTATACCTCGAACACGCCCTGGGTCTCGAACCCTGCCCGCTGTGCATCGTGCAGCGCGTCTTCATCATCGCCTTCGGCATCGTCTGCCTGATCGCCGCGATCCATGGTCCCGAGCGGACCGGGCGACGCATCTACGCTGTGCTGGCCTTGCTCTTCTCTGCAGGTGGCGCGGGTTTCGCCGGTCGCCAGATCTGGTTGCAGAGCGTGCCGGCGGACCAGTTGCCCGCCTGCCTGCCGAGTTTCGATTACATGATCGAGGCGTGGCCCTTCCTGCAGATCGTCAAGACCATGCTCCATGGCACCGCCGACTGCGCGGCTGTGACCTGGACTCTCTTCGGCATGAGCATTCCCGAATGGAGCCTGCTGGCCTTCGCCGGCTGCATCCTGTTCTCGCTCTATCAGCTGCTGCGTCGCGCTTGA
- a CDS encoding AlgP family protein: MSAKKKPVSTPLHLLHQLSHSLLEHLEKACAQASVDAEKLLTKLEKQRGKSQEKLHAARTKLQDAAKAGKAKAQAKAKASIGELEALLETLKNRQAETRTYIAQLKRDSQESLKLAQGVGKVREAASKALTSREAKPAVAKPAAKPAAKPAAKPTARAAAKPAAKPAAKPVAKVAAAKPAAKPAAKVAAKPAAKVATKPAAKPAAKSVAAKPAAKPTAAKPAAAAKPAAKVAAKPAAKPAAKPAAKAAAKPAAKSAAAKPAAKSAAAKPAAAAKAAAKPASKPAAKPAAKVAAKPAAKPAAKPAAAVKPVAAAKPAATAAKPAAAAKPAAKKPAAKPAVKKAAPAKPAAAKPAAPAPVPAAKPAAATPAAAVAPAVPATAPVASVAPASSNGAAPTSPSN, encoded by the coding sequence ATGTCGGCCAAGAAGAAGCCCGTAAGCACCCCGCTGCACCTGTTGCATCAGCTTTCCCACAGCCTGCTCGAACACCTCGAAAAAGCCTGCGCCCAAGCTTCGGTCGACGCTGAAAAGCTGCTGACCAAACTGGAGAAGCAGCGTGGCAAGAGCCAGGAAAAACTGCACGCCGCGCGCACCAAGCTGCAGGATGCCGCCAAGGCTGGCAAAGCCAAGGCGCAAGCCAAGGCCAAGGCCAGCATCGGTGAACTCGAAGCGCTGCTCGAGACCCTGAAGAATCGTCAGGCCGAGACCCGCACCTACATCGCCCAGCTCAAGCGTGACTCCCAGGAGAGCCTGAAGCTCGCCCAGGGCGTAGGCAAAGTGCGTGAGGCCGCCAGCAAGGCCCTGACCTCCCGCGAAGCCAAACCCGCCGTGGCCAAGCCTGCCGCTAAGCCTGCTGCGAAACCTGCGGCAAAACCGACTGCCAGGGCCGCGGCCAAGCCCGCCGCGAAACCGGCGGCCAAGCCTGTTGCCAAGGTCGCCGCAGCCAAGCCTGCCGCGAAGCCCGCTGCCAAGGTCGCCGCCAAGCCTGCTGCCAAAGTCGCAACCAAGCCCGCGGCGAAGCCTGCCGCTAAATCGGTTGCCGCCAAGCCGGCTGCGAAACCGACTGCCGCGAAGCCAGCCGCTGCTGCCAAACCCGCTGCCAAGGTTGCCGCGAAACCTGCTGCGAAGCCCGCTGCCAAGCCGGCCGCCAAGGCCGCCGCGAAGCCGGCTGCTAAATCCGCGGCAGCCAAACCTGCTGCGAAATCGGCCGCCGCGAAACCTGCCGCTGCCGCCAAGGCTGCTGCGAAGCCAGCCTCGAAACCGGCTGCGAAACCCGCTGCCAAGGTCGCCGCGAAGCCTGCTGCCAAACCTGCAGCCAAGCCAGCAGCCGCTGTGAAGCCCGTTGCCGCAGCCAAGCCTGCCGCGACTGCCGCCAAGCCTGCAGCTGCCGCCAAGCCCGCTGCGAAGAAACCGGCCGCCAAGCCGGCAGTGAAGAAGGCCGCTCCGGCCAAGCCCGCTGCCGCGAAGCCCGCAGCTCCGGCACCAGTCCCGGCCGCCAAGCCTGCCGCCGCGACCCCGGCTGCCGCTGTTGCTCCGGCCGTTCCGGCCACCGCACCGGTCGCCAGCGTGGCTCCGGCCAGCAGCAATGGTGCCGCTCCGACCTCGCCGTCGAACTAA
- the rsd gene encoding sigma D regulator, translating to MLESCQNAQERWGGVHQLIDRWLQERHELVRVYSSLSDKPQAPSANAEGLQRFCEVLLDYVSAGHFEVYEQLLNEAKAFGDQRGLDLAKQIYPRIEAITEVALAFNDRCDNGDCRDLCLTSELKNLGQLLHERFELEDCLIEVLHNAHQGQASQPA from the coding sequence ATGCTCGAAAGTTGCCAGAACGCTCAGGAACGTTGGGGTGGCGTGCACCAGCTGATCGACCGCTGGCTGCAGGAGCGCCATGAGCTGGTCCGCGTATACAGCTCGCTGAGCGACAAACCACAAGCCCCCAGCGCCAACGCAGAAGGGCTGCAAAGGTTCTGTGAGGTCCTGCTGGACTATGTTTCCGCAGGGCACTTCGAGGTCTACGAGCAATTGCTCAATGAGGCGAAAGCGTTTGGCGACCAACGCGGCCTCGACCTCGCCAAGCAAATCTATCCACGTATCGAAGCCATCACCGAAGTTGCCCTGGCGTTCAACGACCGCTGCGACAACGGCGATTGCCGTGACCTCTGCCTGACTAGCGAATTGAAGAATCTCGGGCAACTGCTTCACGAACGCTTCGAGCTGGAAGACTGCCTGATCGAAGTGCTGCACAACGCCCATCAGGGCCAGGCCTCGCAACCGGCCTGA
- a CDS encoding heme biosynthesis HemY N-terminal domain-containing protein, whose protein sequence is MKRLLKVLLILAVIGTAATLIGLAVAQHKGYVLVAYKGFRYESTLWATLALLAFLWLLFVVLRYLLRLVAVSGGVVNPWSRRNARRRARLASEQGLLDLAEGRWARALRHLKRAAEGDPQPLIYYLGAARAAQKIGQTEEAEQLLERALERQPQAELAIALAHAELQLDRGDSAAALETLKAVHERHPRHHQVLRQLLHVHEVRGDWAALVGLLPTLRKEKALPEGRLAELELRVWSARLHQAGEEGLNEGETALQPLTRAWQQLSSAQRNEPRLVLAFAEQLHRLGAEEEAEESVRGAIKRGYDEALVRFYGLLRGRDPARQLQTAEGWLKEHASDAALLLTLGRLCLRNRLWGKAREYFESSLSFRRDPETCAELARLLAQMGEVERSNQLFQEGLGLLDQRLPALPLPAEKIA, encoded by the coding sequence ATGAAACGCCTGCTCAAGGTCCTGCTGATCCTCGCGGTAATCGGTACCGCCGCCACCCTCATCGGCTTGGCTGTCGCCCAGCACAAGGGCTACGTGCTGGTGGCCTACAAGGGCTTCCGCTACGAGTCCACGCTCTGGGCGACCCTGGCGCTGCTGGCGTTCCTCTGGCTGCTGTTCGTGGTCCTGCGCTACCTGCTGCGGCTGGTGGCGGTGTCCGGCGGCGTGGTCAATCCCTGGTCGCGGCGCAATGCCCGGCGCCGCGCGCGGCTGGCCTCCGAGCAGGGGCTGCTGGATCTCGCCGAAGGCCGCTGGGCCCGCGCGCTGCGCCATCTCAAGCGCGCTGCCGAAGGTGATCCGCAGCCGCTGATCTATTACCTGGGTGCGGCCCGCGCTGCGCAGAAGATCGGCCAGACCGAAGAAGCCGAGCAACTGCTGGAGCGTGCGCTGGAACGCCAGCCCCAGGCCGAGCTGGCCATCGCCCTGGCCCATGCCGAGCTGCAATTGGATCGTGGCGACTCGGCCGCCGCGCTGGAAACCCTCAAGGCCGTGCACGAGCGCCATCCGCGTCACCATCAGGTGCTGCGTCAGTTGCTCCACGTGCATGAAGTGCGGGGAGACTGGGCAGCACTGGTCGGCCTGCTGCCGACTCTGCGCAAGGAGAAGGCCCTGCCCGAAGGCCGGCTGGCCGAACTCGAGTTGCGCGTCTGGAGCGCCCGTCTGCACCAGGCAGGCGAAGAAGGACTGAACGAGGGCGAAACCGCACTGCAGCCCCTGACCCGCGCCTGGCAGCAACTCTCGTCCGCCCAGCGCAACGAGCCTCGCCTGGTGCTGGCCTTTGCCGAACAACTGCATCGCCTGGGTGCCGAGGAAGAAGCCGAGGAGTCCGTACGTGGCGCCATCAAGCGCGGCTACGACGAGGCCCTGGTGCGTTTCTACGGCCTGCTGCGTGGCCGCGACCCGGCTCGCCAGCTGCAGACGGCTGAGGGCTGGCTGAAGGAGCATGCCAGTGACGCTGCGCTGTTGCTCACCCTTGGCCGCCTGTGCCTGCGCAACCGTCTCTGGGGCAAGGCGCGGGAGTACTTCGAGAGCAGCCTGAGCTTCCGGCGTGACCCTGAAACCTGTGCCGAACTCGCTCGCCTGCTGGCGCAGATGGGCGAAGTGGAGCGCAGCAACCAGCTGTTCCAGGAAGGCCTCGGCCTGCTCGACCAGCGTCTGCCGGCCTTGCCCCTGCCGGCCGAGAAGATCGCCTGA
- a CDS encoding TIGR02444 family protein — MPSDLWTFALRLYTEPGVEQACLHLQEGGGDVCLLLTACWLGRRGAAFDASRLDNLLRVCEPWQEEVVKPLRTLRQNWRAQAQDDPALAGLREQIKALELEAERKLLARLESTADGWAEGGVEQVENWLLGCCPAREAADRDALDLLRAAALAL; from the coding sequence ATGCCTTCAGACCTGTGGACTTTCGCCCTGCGCCTGTATACCGAACCCGGTGTCGAACAGGCCTGCCTGCATCTTCAGGAGGGCGGTGGCGATGTCTGCCTGTTGCTCACGGCCTGCTGGCTGGGGCGGCGCGGCGCCGCCTTCGACGCTTCCCGCCTGGACAACCTGCTGCGCGTTTGCGAGCCGTGGCAGGAAGAAGTGGTGAAGCCGTTGCGCACACTGCGCCAGAACTGGCGCGCCCAAGCTCAGGACGACCCGGCGCTGGCCGGCTTGCGGGAGCAGATCAAGGCGCTGGAACTGGAAGCCGAACGCAAGCTGCTGGCGCGTCTGGAGAGCACCGCGGATGGCTGGGCGGAAGGTGGGGTGGAGCAGGTGGAGAACTGGCTGCTGGGCTGCTGCCCAGCGCGGGAAGCAGCGGACCGCGACGCGCTCGATCTGTTGCGCGCCGCGGCCCTGGCGCTTTAG
- a CDS encoding PQQ-dependent sugar dehydrogenase, with protein sequence MCRLLMLALLLLSGVANAALPLERIRLPEGFRITLLSDQVPDAREMTWGERGTLFVGSNAAGAVYALDPVSGKVRTIASGLQLPVGVAYKGGDLYVSAVSRVLRLRDIESRLDSPPRPEVVLAGLPRETHHGWKFIAFGPDGKLYVPIGAPCNVCAEDPDLYAAIHRMNADGSGMELVARGVRNTVGFDWHPQTGELWFTDNGRDLMGDDVPDCELNRLEKVGQHFGFPYCHAGDVADPKFSQRPCSEFVAPVAKLGPHVAPLGVRFYTGEQFPAEYRNNLFIAEHGSWNRSEKIGYRIKRVELNPDGSLKRQRVFAEGWLEDGDVWGRPADVLVTPDGALLVSDDYAGAIYRIDYVGK encoded by the coding sequence ATGTGTCGGCTACTCATGCTTGCCCTGCTCCTGCTATCCGGAGTGGCCAACGCCGCGTTGCCCCTGGAGCGTATCCGGTTGCCCGAGGGGTTTCGCATCACGCTGTTGAGCGACCAGGTGCCCGATGCCCGGGAAATGACCTGGGGTGAGCGCGGCACGCTCTTCGTCGGCAGCAACGCGGCGGGCGCGGTCTATGCGCTCGACCCGGTCAGCGGCAAGGTCCGCACCATCGCCAGCGGCCTACAGCTTCCAGTTGGCGTGGCCTACAAGGGAGGTGACCTTTACGTCTCCGCAGTCAGCCGGGTCCTGCGCCTGCGCGACATAGAGTCGCGACTGGATTCACCACCCAGGCCTGAAGTGGTGCTTGCCGGTCTGCCACGGGAAACCCATCACGGCTGGAAGTTCATCGCCTTCGGTCCCGACGGCAAGCTCTACGTGCCGATCGGAGCGCCCTGCAATGTCTGCGCTGAAGACCCCGACCTCTATGCCGCCATACACCGCATGAACGCCGATGGCAGTGGCATGGAGCTGGTCGCGCGCGGAGTGCGCAATACGGTGGGATTCGACTGGCACCCGCAAACCGGCGAACTCTGGTTCACCGACAACGGTCGCGACCTGATGGGCGACGACGTGCCCGACTGCGAGCTGAATCGCCTGGAGAAGGTCGGTCAGCATTTCGGCTTTCCCTACTGCCATGCCGGCGACGTGGCCGACCCGAAATTCTCCCAGCGACCCTGCAGCGAATTCGTCGCCCCCGTGGCGAAGCTGGGTCCGCACGTGGCACCGCTCGGAGTGCGCTTCTACACCGGTGAGCAGTTCCCCGCCGAATACCGCAACAACCTGTTCATTGCCGAGCACGGCTCGTGGAACCGCAGCGAGAAGATCGGTTACCGGATCAAGCGGGTCGAGCTCAACCCCGACGGCAGCCTGAAACGCCAGCGCGTGTTCGCCGAGGGCTGGCTGGAAGACGGCGATGTCTGGGGACGTCCGGCGGATGTGCTGGTGACGCCGGACGGCGCCCTGCTGGTGAGCGATGACTATGCCGGAGCCATCTACCGCATCGACTACGTGGGCAAGTGA
- a CDS encoding mechanosensitive ion channel family protein, with the protein MDDLQLLMAWSEPLIRTAQVLLIVLLAWLVQRIVTRGITRLGVRYPQLPPELMLPLRGLLRWMILGSAFMLVLERFGVSAEVLWTALTGFAAVAAVAFFAIWSVLSNMFCAVLIFSLGPFRMGDKVEVIESADKPGVKGRVIAINLFYTTLEDLSEDNVGAMVQVPNSLFFQKAVRRWR; encoded by the coding sequence ATGGATGACCTGCAACTCCTGATGGCCTGGAGCGAGCCGCTGATCCGTACCGCCCAGGTGCTGCTGATCGTGCTGCTGGCCTGGCTGGTGCAGCGCATCGTCACCCGCGGCATCACCCGCCTCGGCGTGCGTTATCCACAGCTGCCTCCGGAGCTGATGCTGCCGCTACGCGGCCTCTTGCGCTGGATGATCCTCGGCAGCGCCTTCATGCTGGTGCTGGAGCGCTTCGGTGTGTCGGCCGAGGTGCTCTGGACTGCCCTGACCGGTTTCGCCGCCGTGGCCGCGGTGGCGTTCTTCGCCATCTGGAGCGTGCTCTCCAACATGTTCTGCGCGGTGCTGATCTTCTCCCTCGGCCCTTTCCGCATGGGCGACAAGGTCGAAGTGATCGAAAGCGCCGACAAGCCGGGCGTGAAGGGCAGGGTGATCGCCATCAACCTGTTCTACACCACCCTGGAAGACCTCAGCGAAGACAACGTCGGCGCCATGGTGCAGGTGCCCAACAGCCTGTTCTTCCAGAAGGCGGTGCGCCGCTGGCGCTGA
- the rhtB gene encoding homoserine/homoserine lactone efflux protein, with protein MALQTWLAFLVACWVISLSPGAGAIASMSSGLQYGFLRGYWNALGLQIGLALQIAIVAAGVGAILATSALAFSLIKWFGVVYLVYLAVKQWKALPSDMADNAAERPIGRPLTLVLRGFLVNFSNPKAIVFMLAVLPQFIDPHAPLVEQYLVMGVTMITVDLIVMAGYTGLAARVLRLLRTPRQQRVMNRGFAALFVGAAALLATVRRAPV; from the coding sequence ATGGCGCTCCAGACCTGGCTCGCTTTCCTGGTTGCCTGCTGGGTGATCAGCCTTTCACCGGGTGCCGGTGCCATCGCCTCCATGTCCTCCGGGCTGCAGTACGGTTTCCTGCGTGGCTACTGGAACGCGCTCGGTTTGCAGATCGGCCTTGCCCTGCAGATCGCCATCGTTGCCGCCGGCGTCGGCGCCATCCTCGCCACCTCCGCCCTGGCGTTCAGCCTGATCAAGTGGTTCGGTGTGGTCTACCTGGTCTACCTCGCGGTCAAGCAGTGGAAGGCGCTGCCCAGCGACATGGCCGACAATGCCGCCGAGCGTCCCATCGGCCGCCCGCTGACCCTGGTGTTGCGCGGTTTCCTGGTGAATTTCAGCAACCCCAAGGCGATCGTCTTCATGCTCGCCGTCCTGCCGCAGTTCATTGACCCCCATGCACCGCTGGTAGAGCAGTACCTGGTGATGGGTGTGACCATGATCACTGTCGACCTGATCGTGATGGCCGGCTACACCGGGCTCGCCGCCCGTGTCCTGCGCCTGCTGCGAACACCGCGCCAGCAACGGGTGATGAACCGCGGTTTTGCCGCCCTGTTCGTGGGTGCGGCAGCGCTGCTGGCCACCGTCCGCCGCGCACCGGTGTGA
- a CDS encoding FTR1 family protein, producing MFPIPRLLSWLLMPLMLVCSFGLMADQTEGAAQALHLLSYIGADYPATVVDGKVIDASEYREQIEFLGALQALIVALPARDGQKELEQGVASLHQAVEGKQDGASVARQARQLATRLAATYEVSQAPLITPDPARGAPLYAQHCSVCHGDTGAGDGPAGMGLEPPPANLRDQARMDRMSLYDLYNTLGLGVEGTDMPAFADQLDDRQRWDLASYIAGFSADPSVKGKAIPLGELAGRTPEEVGISQGAAAQALFRAQRAQPPIQQRGPSELIAHTRSTLEQSLKAYRDGDADQAYDLSVAAYLEGFELVESSLDNLDAVQRKTTERALMAYRQALQDRQSVGQVAQLLEHAKAELEKSAELLGGDGLSGSLSFISSLLILLREGLEAILVLAAILAFLRKTGQESAVRSVHVGWGLAIVAGFATWAVAAFLIDVGGAQRELMEGFTALFACVMVLWLGVWMHDRRHAAAWQSYIKEHLLGSSGRFGFATLAFFSVYRELFEVILFYETLWLQAGPAGHGMVIAGAVSALVLLVGLAWVILRGSAKLPLGTFFTANAILLCALSVVFAGHGVAALQEAGVLGTRPVPFFEFDWLGIHPDAYTLSAQGLALLAIAALYGRSWLRERDAVQA from the coding sequence ATGTTCCCCATTCCGAGATTGCTCAGCTGGCTCCTGATGCCGCTGATGCTGGTCTGCAGCTTCGGCCTGATGGCCGACCAGACCGAAGGCGCCGCCCAGGCCCTGCACTTGCTCAGCTACATCGGTGCCGACTACCCGGCCACCGTGGTCGATGGCAAGGTCATCGACGCCAGCGAATACCGCGAACAGATCGAATTCCTCGGCGCCCTGCAGGCGCTGATCGTTGCCCTGCCGGCCCGTGACGGCCAGAAGGAACTGGAGCAGGGCGTCGCCAGCCTGCACCAGGCCGTCGAAGGCAAGCAGGATGGCGCCAGCGTGGCCCGTCAGGCCCGCCAACTGGCCACCCGGCTGGCAGCGACCTACGAGGTCAGCCAGGCCCCGCTCATCACGCCCGACCCCGCCCGTGGCGCGCCGCTCTATGCCCAGCATTGCAGCGTCTGCCATGGCGACACCGGCGCCGGTGACGGCCCCGCGGGCATGGGCCTGGAGCCGCCGCCGGCCAATCTGCGCGACCAGGCGCGGATGGACCGGATGAGCCTCTACGACCTCTACAACACCCTCGGACTGGGCGTGGAAGGCACCGACATGCCGGCCTTCGCCGACCAGTTGGACGACCGTCAGCGCTGGGACCTGGCCAGCTACATCGCCGGCTTCAGCGCCGACCCGTCGGTGAAGGGCAAGGCCATCCCACTTGGAGAGCTGGCTGGCCGCACGCCGGAAGAAGTGGGCATCAGCCAGGGCGCCGCAGCCCAGGCGCTGTTCCGCGCCCAGCGCGCCCAGCCGCCGATCCAGCAGCGCGGGCCCAGCGAGTTGATCGCCCATACCCGTTCCACCCTGGAGCAGAGCCTCAAGGCCTATCGAGACGGCGACGCCGATCAGGCCTATGACCTCTCGGTGGCAGCCTACCTGGAAGGTTTCGAACTGGTGGAAAGCTCGCTCGACAACCTCGATGCCGTGCAGCGCAAGACCACCGAGCGCGCGTTGATGGCCTACCGGCAGGCCCTGCAGGATCGCCAGTCGGTCGGCCAGGTCGCGCAGTTGCTGGAACACGCCAAGGCGGAACTGGAAAAGTCCGCCGAACTCCTGGGCGGCGACGGCCTGAGCGGCTCGCTGAGCTTCATCTCCAGTCTGCTCATCCTGCTGCGTGAAGGCCTCGAAGCCATCCTCGTGTTGGCCGCGATTCTCGCCTTCCTGCGCAAGACCGGCCAGGAGAGTGCGGTGCGCAGCGTACACGTCGGCTGGGGCCTGGCCATCGTGGCCGGCTTCGCCACCTGGGCGGTGGCAGCGTTCCTGATCGACGTCGGCGGTGCCCAGCGCGAGCTGATGGAGGGTTTCACCGCGCTGTTCGCCTGCGTGATGGTGCTCTGGCTCGGTGTGTGGATGCACGACCGCCGCCACGCCGCCGCCTGGCAGAGCTACATCAAGGAACACCTGCTCGGCAGCAGTGGCCGTTTCGGCTTCGCGACCCTCGCGTTCTTCTCGGTGTACCGCGAGCTGTTCGAAGTGATCCTCTTCTACGAAACCCTGTGGCTGCAGGCCGGTCCGGCTGGCCATGGCATGGTCATCGCTGGCGCGGTGAGCGCACTGGTGCTGCTGGTGGGGCTGGCCTGGGTCATCCTGCGCGGTTCGGCGAAGCTGCCGCTGGGCACCTTCTTCACCGCCAACGCCATCCTGCTCTGCGCCTTGTCGGTGGTGTTCGCCGGCCATGGTGTGGCGGCACTGCAGGAAGCTGGCGTACTGGGCACTCGCCCCGTGCCGTTCTTCGAGTTCGACTGGCTGGGCATACATCCCGATGCCTACACCCTGTCGGCCCAGGGCCTCGCGCTGCTGGCCATCGCTGCGCTCTACGGCCGCAGCTGGTTGCGCGAGCGCGACGCGGTGCAAGCCTGA
- a CDS encoding ATP-binding cassette domain-containing protein — translation MIRLQNLTLQRGPQRLLEGAELTLHAGQKVGLIGANGAGKSSLFALLRGELGPDAGDCLLPADWRIAHMRQEVDNLERLAVDYVLDGDQHLRRVQRELAAAEAGHDGTAIARLHIELDSADGYTADARARKLLAGLGFSPEQMDRRVGDFSGGWRMRLNLAQALMCPSELLLLDEPTNHLDLDAILWLEEWLKGYPGTLLLISHDRDFLDAVVDNVAHLELQKLTLYRGGYSAFERTRAERLAQQQQAYEKQQAQRAHMEKYIARFKAQATKARQAQSRIKALERLEELAPAHVDSPFDFSFREADKISSPLLDLSEGRLGYGDKAVLQQVKLQLAPGARIGLLGPNGAGKSTLIKTLSGDLDPLGGRLARGENLAIGYFAQHQLDALDAKASPLLHLQRIAPAEREQTLRDFLGGFDFRGDRCDEAVANFSGGEKARLALALIAWQKPNLLLLDEPTNHLDLEMRLALTMALQDFAGAVLVVSHDRHLLKSTTDEFLLVADGRVQSFDGDLDDYARWLVDFRARQAPVASSPVNPDKTDKRAQRQAAAALRQQLAPHKKEADKLEKELGKVQEQLAGVEERLGDAAIYDAARKDELRDLLAEQARLKGREAELEEAWLLALETLEELQRQLEAAD, via the coding sequence ATGATCCGACTGCAAAATCTCACTCTACAGCGTGGTCCGCAGCGCCTGCTAGAAGGCGCTGAACTGACCCTGCACGCCGGCCAGAAGGTCGGTCTCATCGGCGCCAACGGTGCCGGCAAATCCAGTCTGTTCGCCCTGCTGCGCGGCGAGCTCGGGCCCGATGCCGGCGACTGTCTGCTGCCCGCCGATTGGCGCATCGCCCACATGCGCCAGGAAGTGGACAACCTGGAACGCCTGGCCGTGGACTACGTGCTCGACGGTGACCAGCACCTGCGCCGGGTACAGCGCGAGCTGGCCGCTGCCGAAGCGGGCCATGACGGCACCGCCATCGCCCGCCTGCACATCGAGCTGGACAGCGCCGATGGCTACACGGCGGACGCCCGCGCGCGAAAGCTGCTGGCCGGTCTCGGCTTCTCCCCGGAGCAGATGGACCGACGCGTCGGCGATTTCTCCGGTGGCTGGCGGATGCGCCTGAACCTCGCCCAGGCGCTGATGTGCCCCTCCGAGCTGCTGCTGCTCGACGAGCCCACCAACCACCTTGACCTCGATGCCATCCTCTGGCTCGAAGAGTGGCTCAAGGGCTACCCGGGCACCTTGCTGCTGATTTCCCACGACCGTGATTTCCTTGATGCGGTCGTCGACAACGTCGCGCATCTCGAACTGCAAAAGCTGACGCTTTACCGCGGCGGCTACTCGGCGTTCGAACGCACTCGCGCGGAACGCCTGGCGCAGCAGCAGCAGGCTTACGAGAAGCAGCAGGCGCAACGTGCGCACATGGAAAAGTACATCGCCCGCTTCAAGGCGCAGGCGACCAAGGCCCGCCAGGCACAGAGCCGGATCAAGGCGCTGGAGCGTCTGGAAGAACTGGCGCCGGCCCATGTGGACTCACCGTTCGACTTCAGCTTCCGCGAGGCCGACAAGATTTCCAGCCCGCTGCTGGACCTGTCCGAGGGTCGTCTCGGCTACGGCGACAAGGCGGTGCTCCAGCAGGTCAAGCTGCAGCTCGCACCGGGTGCGCGCATCGGTCTGCTGGGCCCCAATGGCGCGGGCAAGTCGACCCTGATCAAGACCCTGTCCGGCGATCTCGATCCCCTCGGCGGCCGCCTTGCCCGTGGCGAAAACCTCGCCATCGGCTACTTCGCCCAGCATCAGCTCGATGCGCTTGATGCCAAGGCCAGCCCACTGCTGCACCTGCAGCGCATCGCTCCTGCCGAACGTGAGCAGACCCTGCGCGACTTCCTCGGTGGTTTCGACTTCCGGGGCGACCGTTGCGACGAAGCGGTGGCCAACTTCTCCGGCGGTGAGAAGGCGCGTCTGGCCCTGGCGCTGATTGCCTGGCAGAAGCCCAACCTGCTGCTGCTGGACGAGCCGACCAACCACCTCGACCTGGAAATGCGCCTGGCCCTGACCATGGCCCTGCAGGATTTCGCCGGCGCCGTGCTGGTGGTGTCCCACGACCGTCACCTGCTCAAGAGCACCACCGACGAATTCCTGCTGGTAGCAGATGGCCGCGTGCAGAGCTTCGATGGCGACCTCGATGACTATGCCCGCTGGTTGGTGGATTTCCGTGCGCGCCAGGCGCCCGTGGCCAGCAGTCCGGTGAATCCGGACAAGACCGACAAGCGTGCCCAGCGCCAGGCCGCCGCAGCCCTGCGTCAGCAACTGGCTCCGCACAAGAAGGAAGCCGACAAGCTCGAAAAGGAGCTGGGCAAGGTGCAGGAGCAATTGGCCGGTGTCGAAGAACGCCTGGGCGACGCCGCGATCTACGACGCCGCGCGCAAGGACGAACTGCGTGACCTGCTGGCCGAGCAGGCGCGCCTGAAAGGTCGCGAGGCCGAACTGGAAGAAGCCTGGCTCCTCGCCCTGGAAACCCTGGAGGAGCTGCAGCGGCAACTGGAGGCCGCGGACTGA